TCTTTTGCTTATCATGCAGAAAGTCGCAGACAATGCTTCTGCGTTGCCTCCCGATGTGATCGACATCGAAGTATttgagcagctcctcgagatggacgaggaagacgacCGTGATTTCAGCAAGAGCCTGGTGTACAACTACTTTGAGCAGGCCGAGAGCACGTTTGAAAATATGCGGAAAGCACTGTACGTATTGCTGCTAATGCAGTGCATCGGAGGCGCTAGAGGAACTTTCGACGTTGGGTCACTTTCTTAAgggctcgtcggccgcggtGGGTGTTATCAAGGTGCGCGACAGCTGCGAGGCTATGCAGCACTACGGAACATGCcacggcgccgacggcgtgaCAGAGCTGAGCAAGGAAGAGGCCATTGCTCAGCTGAAAAATACGATGGAGCAGGTCAAGCTCCAATATAAAGAGGCGGAGGCGACGTTGCGCGCATTTTTTGGCGCGTAAACATGGATGCATCGCCAATACTCGATACCTGCGGTTGAGCCATGCGCCTATGAAAATCGCTGCAGCGCTTCGGCTACTTTCGCGGCCGGGCcggcgagcacggccgGGGACTCGGATGCCCTGCGATAAGTCTGGCGATGTACGAACCATGCCGTATTCAGTAGACATTCCTCTAGTGACTCATCCACAAGCCCCTCGGCTTGTAGGAGAAAGAGAATCTGCTCACTTGTGCTCATGCGCACCGTAGGGAAACGGTGCGCGAGAAATCGGGAgatcggctcgagcgcagcctCTCGGAGCGCAGGGTGGCGCAGCGATTGCACCGTGCTGGGTCAGCAAAACAAAACGTACAT
The Malassezia japonica chromosome 2, complete sequence genome window above contains:
- the YPD1 gene encoding Phosphorelay intermediate protein (EggNog:ENOG503P5HM; COG:T; BUSCO:EOG09265DDU), producing the protein MSADSKVADNASALPPDVIDIEVFEQLLEMDEEDDRDFSKSLVYNYFEQAESTFENMRKALASEALEELSTLGHFLKGSSAAVGVIKVRDSCEAMQHYGTCHGADGVTELSKEEAIAQLKNTMEQVKLQYKEAEATLRAFFGA